From a region of the Nonomuraea helvata genome:
- a CDS encoding HAD family hydrolase: MIKAVVFDVGETLISEERIWARWAERLGVSGFVLMGALGGMAALDRPHGDAFELIRPGFDLLAEEAAWERDDPHGLRSGFDADDLYPDVRDALAAIRAAGHQVIIAGNQPSRAYDALVAMDLPADSVHTSEGWGVSKPAPGFFAKVAAVAGREPAEILYVGDRLDNDVLPAAAAGMRTALLRRGPWGYLHAERPQAEAADAIVDGLHALLPVLERLA; encoded by the coding sequence ATGATCAAGGCTGTGGTGTTCGACGTCGGGGAGACGCTGATCAGTGAGGAGCGGATCTGGGCACGCTGGGCCGAGCGGCTGGGCGTGAGCGGGTTCGTGCTGATGGGCGCGCTCGGCGGGATGGCCGCGCTGGATCGTCCCCACGGCGACGCCTTCGAGCTCATCCGGCCCGGCTTCGACCTCCTCGCGGAGGAGGCCGCATGGGAGCGCGACGACCCCCACGGCCTGCGCAGCGGCTTCGACGCCGACGACCTCTATCCCGACGTGCGCGACGCGCTGGCCGCCATCCGCGCCGCCGGCCACCAGGTGATCATCGCGGGCAACCAGCCGAGCCGCGCCTACGACGCGCTGGTCGCCATGGACCTGCCCGCCGACTCCGTGCACACTTCCGAGGGATGGGGCGTCTCCAAGCCGGCCCCCGGTTTCTTCGCCAAGGTGGCGGCTGTCGCGGGGCGGGAGCCCGCCGAGATCCTCTACGTCGGCGACCGGCTGGACAACGACGTGCTGCCCGCCGCCGCGGCGGGCATGCGCACCGCGCTGCTGCGCCGCGGGCCGTGGGGATACCTGCACGCCGAGCGCCCGCAGGCGGAGGCCGCCGACGCGATCGTCGACGGCCTGCACGCACTGCTGCCCGTGCTCGAACGCCTCGCGTGA